A single region of the Fenollaria sporofastidiosus genome encodes:
- a CDS encoding ABC transporter ATP-binding protein has product MTKVIKKVFSVTPIAIIYVFIYHIISGFFVAAKLYASMHIIQSGYEYIKNFSDINVFIRYGVMLLIIIALERLLEYLYAIAMNGYLFEKTDSYLNREMAAKLSKIDLINFEDRDFLTIEERAASAVDDERLSNSVRLLAMALGQGLEVILILVTLWTYSPYLVALAALTVVPYLITRLIRGKAFYDLKSIEAFDERKLNYFYSIFTDTKTNREIKSYNSSEFFLSKYTSVFKDTSKKYFDERLKDAKSLLFCDILGVIAFSIAIIITIKLAFDGKILIGMMGAALMAYQNMQNSSKDMIVTVGNLPRNISFASDYFTFMDSSEEKKAYDVNFGKISVKDASFTYPKTDNGLHDISLSIDEGESVAIVGYNGSGKTTFTKALTGVYDASGEISFAGVNIKGRGLSFDDYTIVPQERTEINLSIAEHIASNETYDEAKLKSLLDYVGLDKLYKEHSLDTRLGKDFDGVELSGGERQRLDIARSMYKDAKLIILDEATSALDPMQESEILKKFLDISKGRTSIIVTHRLGICKSVDKIVVFKDGRVYSIGTHDELLTKSQYYREMYEAQAKFYK; this is encoded by the coding sequence ATGACTAAGGTAATTAAAAAAGTTTTTAGCGTAACACCAATCGCGATCATATATGTCTTCATCTACCATATAATTTCAGGTTTCTTTGTTGCAGCAAAGCTATATGCTTCGATGCATATCATACAAAGCGGCTATGAATACATCAAAAACTTTTCTGATATAAACGTTTTTATTAGGTATGGAGTCATGCTTTTAATCATCATAGCACTTGAAAGACTTCTTGAGTACCTATATGCGATAGCGATGAATGGCTATTTGTTTGAAAAAACTGACAGCTACTTAAATAGAGAGATGGCAGCAAAATTATCAAAGATAGACTTAATAAACTTTGAGGATAGAGATTTTTTAACTATAGAAGAAAGAGCGGCGAGTGCTGTTGACGACGAAAGGTTAAGTAATTCAGTAAGGCTACTTGCTATGGCACTAGGCCAAGGACTTGAAGTTATCTTGATACTTGTAACACTTTGGACTTATAGCCCATACTTAGTTGCACTAGCAGCCTTAACAGTAGTGCCGTACCTAATCACAAGACTTATACGCGGCAAAGCCTTTTATGATTTAAAGAGCATAGAAGCCTTTGACGAGAGAAAACTAAATTATTTCTATAGCATATTTACAGATACTAAGACTAATAGGGAGATAAAGTCATATAACAGCTCTGAGTTTTTCTTGAGTAAATATACTAGCGTTTTTAAAGATACAAGTAAAAAATATTTTGATGAGAGACTAAAAGATGCTAAGTCACTACTTTTCTGCGACATATTAGGCGTCATAGCCTTCTCCATCGCCATAATAATAACTATAAAACTTGCCTTCGATGGCAAGATACTCATCGGTATGATGGGTGCTGCACTTATGGCTTATCAAAATATGCAAAACTCAAGTAAGGATATGATAGTCACTGTCGGCAATTTACCGAGAAACATTTCCTTCGCAAGCGATTACTTTACTTTTATGGACAGCAGTGAAGAGAAAAAAGCTTATGATGTAAATTTTGGCAAAATTAGTGTAAAAGATGCTTCATTTACTTATCCAAAGACTGATAACGGTCTTCATGATATAAGCTTAAGTATAGACGAGGGCGAGAGCGTGGCAATAGTTGGCTATAACGGTTCAGGCAAGACAACATTTACAAAGGCTTTGACTGGGGTCTATGATGCCAGTGGAGAAATATCTTTTGCTGGAGTAAATATAAAGGGAAGAGGACTTAGCTTTGATGATTACACTATAGTTCCTCAAGAAAGAACTGAGATTAATCTTAGTATAGCTGAGCATATCGCGTCAAATGAAACATATGACGAGGCAAAGCTAAAGTCGCTGCTTGATTACGTAGGCTTAGACAAATTATATAAAGAGCACTCACTTGATACAAGGCTCGGCAAGGACTTTGACGGAGTAGAGCTATCTGGCGGCGAAAGACAAAGGCTTGATATAGCAAGGTCTATGTATAAGGATGCTAAGCTTATAATACTTGACGAGGCAACATCGGCTCTTGACCCAATGCAAGAGAGTGAGATCTTAAAGAAGTTCCTCGACATATCAAAGGGAAGGACGTCCATCATCGTTACGCATAGACTTGGTATATGCAAAAGTGTAGATAAGATAGTAGTCTTTAAAGATGGCAGAGTGTATAGCATTGGTACGCATGATGAGCTATTGACAAAGTCTCAATACTATAGAGAGATGTATGAAGCACAAGCAAAATTTTATAAGTAA
- a CDS encoding TatD family hydrolase — protein sequence MVFVDSHAHLDDEAFDEDREEVIKDILSGGNYFFNIGCDLKTSYSSYELSKKYDHVYAVVGVHPHEAKYYTAETREALKELLTKDKVMAIGEIGLDYHYDLSPRDVQREVFIDQINLAREMDVPIVIHTREAMEETYEILEKHAKGMNVLLHCYTGSIEMARKYLKLGYKLALGGALTFKNAKNTVDVAKEVDLKDLLIETDSPYMTPVPYRGKRNDPRKVVLVAEKLAEIKGISTEEVLEATKKNAFEFFGVKND from the coding sequence ATGGTATTCGTTGATTCACACGCTCATCTTGACGACGAAGCCTTTGATGAGGACAGAGAAGAAGTCATAAAAGATATCTTATCTGGAGGAAACTACTTCTTCAACATAGGCTGCGACCTTAAGACAAGCTACTCAAGCTATGAGCTTAGTAAAAAGTACGATCACGTCTACGCAGTTGTAGGCGTGCATCCGCATGAGGCGAAGTACTACACAGCTGAAACGCGCGAGGCACTTAAAGAGCTACTTACTAAGGATAAGGTTATGGCGATAGGCGAGATTGGCCTAGACTACCACTACGATTTGTCGCCACGAGATGTACAAAGAGAGGTCTTTATTGATCAGATAAACCTTGCTAGAGAGATGGATGTGCCCATCGTTATTCATACGCGTGAAGCGATGGAAGAGACTTACGAGATACTTGAAAAGCACGCAAAGGGCATGAATGTTCTTTTGCACTGCTATACAGGGTCTATAGAGATGGCGAGAAAGTATCTAAAACTTGGCTACAAGCTAGCTTTAGGTGGAGCGCTAACTTTTAAAAATGCAAAGAACACTGTGGATGTTGCAAAGGAAGTTGATTTGAAAGACCTACTTATAGAGACGGACTCACCATATATGACGCCGGTGCCATATAGAGGCAAGAGAAATGACCCGAGAAAAGTAGTCTTGGTTGCAGAAAAACTTGCCGAGATCAAGGGCATCAGCACAGAAGAAGTTTTAGAAGCGACAAAGAAGAACGCATTTGAATTTTTTGGAGTGAAAAATGATTAA
- the metG gene encoding methionine--tRNA ligase, with protein sequence MEKYYLSTPIYYPSGYLHIGNTYTTIVADMLKRYKELQGMDVYFVTGSDEHGEKIQKNAEKAGVTPLEFVTNINEQIYKLWDLLDIRYDKYIRTSDKSHDEMVKKIFTRLYEQGDIYKGEYEGLYCTPCESFWTESQLVDGKCPDCGREVHPAHEEAYFFRLSKYKDRLLKYYEEHPEFIEPESKKAEMVNNFFKEGLQDLCVSRTSFDWGVQVPFDPKHVVYVWIDALSSYIDAAGYLQDDEKFKKLWPADIHLVGKDILRFHVIIWPALLMALDLPLPKKVFAHGWILFESDKMSKSKGNVIYPEPIVKLYGRDALKYYVMREFNFGSDGNFQSKKFMERVNSDLANDLGNLVSRTIAMAEKYFGGTVNKKTSDDAIDKDLIDVALTRKAVLDEKMEHLNLSVAIDEVFKLIRRSNKYIDETCPWTLNDDEHKERLETIIYNLLEALRISSVLLSPFIPDTAKKIREALGLSEEMKYEECDEFGKVDKYTVKKIDTLFPRLDVDKEVERLLEENANLVKSREEKDGKTKAEDADAKPAIEFDDFAKLDLRLGEVIDSKEHPEADKLLINTVKIGDETRTIVSGIKKWYKPEDIIGKKVVVVCNLKPRKLRGVESQGMILACENGDDLSLVTSIEDMPSGSVIA encoded by the coding sequence ATGGAAAAATATTATTTAAGTACACCAATTTATTATCCAAGTGGTTACTTACACATAGGAAACACATATACGACTATAGTTGCGGACATGCTTAAGAGGTACAAGGAGCTTCAAGGCATGGATGTATATTTTGTTACAGGCTCCGACGAACATGGTGAGAAGATTCAAAAGAACGCTGAGAAAGCTGGCGTTACTCCTTTGGAATTCGTTACTAATATTAATGAACAAATATATAAGCTATGGGACTTACTTGACATAAGATATGATAAGTATATAAGAACTTCGGATAAGTCTCATGATGAGATGGTTAAAAAGATATTTACAAGACTATACGAGCAAGGCGACATATACAAGGGCGAATATGAGGGACTTTACTGCACACCATGTGAGTCGTTCTGGACTGAGTCTCAACTTGTCGATGGCAAGTGCCCTGACTGCGGTAGAGAGGTGCACCCTGCACACGAAGAAGCGTATTTCTTCAGGCTAAGTAAGTACAAGGACAGACTTTTGAAATACTACGAAGAGCATCCAGAGTTCATTGAACCAGAGTCTAAGAAGGCTGAGATGGTTAACAACTTCTTCAAGGAAGGTCTTCAAGACTTATGCGTTTCAAGAACATCCTTCGACTGGGGCGTTCAAGTGCCATTCGATCCAAAGCACGTTGTTTATGTGTGGATAGACGCTTTGTCTTCATACATTGATGCGGCAGGATACTTGCAAGATGACGAAAAGTTCAAAAAACTTTGGCCAGCTGATATTCACTTAGTTGGTAAGGATATTTTGCGTTTCCACGTAATCATATGGCCAGCACTACTTATGGCTCTAGATCTACCACTACCTAAGAAAGTCTTTGCACATGGCTGGATACTTTTTGAAAGCGACAAGATGAGTAAGAGCAAGGGCAATGTCATCTACCCTGAGCCAATAGTTAAGCTATATGGCAGAGACGCGCTTAAGTACTACGTTATGAGAGAGTTCAACTTTGGTAGCGATGGTAACTTCCAAAGCAAAAAGTTTATGGAAAGAGTAAACTCTGATCTTGCAAATGACCTTGGTAACTTAGTTTCAAGAACTATTGCCATGGCAGAAAAGTACTTTGGCGGAACTGTTAATAAAAAGACTTCTGATGATGCAATCGATAAGGATTTAATTGATGTAGCTCTAACAAGAAAAGCTGTTCTTGATGAAAAGATGGAGCACCTTAACCTATCAGTAGCCATTGATGAAGTGTTTAAGCTAATCAGAAGGTCCAACAAGTACATCGACGAAACATGCCCATGGACTTTAAACGATGACGAACACAAGGAAAGACTTGAAACTATCATATATAATTTACTAGAAGCATTAAGAATATCATCTGTATTACTAAGCCCATTCATCCCAGATACTGCAAAGAAGATTAGGGAAGCGCTTGGCTTAAGTGAAGAAATGAAATATGAAGAATGCGATGAATTTGGTAAAGTAGATAAATACACTGTAAAGAAGATAGATACACTATTCCCAAGACTTGATGTTGATAAAGAAGTAGAGAGACTACTTGAGGAAAACGCAAATTTAGTTAAGTCGAGAGAAGAAAAGGATGGCAAGACAAAGGCTGAGGACGCTGATGCTAAGCCAGCTATAGAATTTGATGATTTTGCAAAGCTTGATCTAAGATTAGGCGAAGTAATTGACTCAAAGGAACATCCTGAGGCTGACAAACTTTTGATTAACACAGTTAAGATTGGTGATGAGACAAGAACTATTGTTAGCGGCATCAAGAAGTGGTACAAGCCAGAGGACATCATAGGCAAGAAGGTTGTCGTTGTATGCAACTTAAAGCCTAGAAAGCTTAGAGGCGTTGAGTCGCAAGGCATGATACTTGCTTGCGAAAACGGCGATGACTTATCACTAGTTACATCGATTGAAGATATGCCAAGTGGCTCAGTGATCGCGTAA
- a CDS encoding ArsR/SmtB family transcription factor: MESKVLTQEELDAIKNDNIDYKVVEKLADIMKALSEPSRIQIIHALSLSEMCVTDLSYALGMTQPLVSHHLRILRNLGLVKYERDGKQLVYSLDDEHVLMLYKQGLEHAKEKA; this comes from the coding sequence ATGGAAAGTAAAGTATTAACACAGGAAGAACTGGATGCGATTAAAAATGATAACATCGACTACAAGGTAGTTGAGAAGTTAGCAGACATTATGAAAGCACTTAGCGAGCCTTCCAGAATACAAATCATACACGCACTGAGCCTAAGCGAGATGTGTGTAACAGATCTTTCATACGCACTAGGTATGACACAGCCACTTGTTAGTCACCACCTAAGGATACTAAGAAACCTTGGCCTCGTTAAGTACGAAAGAGACGGCAAGCAACTTGTCTACTCACTAGATGACGAGCACGTGCTTATGTTATACAAGCAAGGCTTGGAACACGCAAAAGAAAAAGCTTAA
- the rsmA gene encoding 16S rRNA (adenine(1518)-N(6)/adenine(1519)-N(6))-dimethyltransferase RsmA: MTEKGLYSIARLKELQEDFGFEFKKALGQNFLIDGNIIRKIAQESGITKDTTVMEIGPGIGTLTEELAKHAKKVIAFELDESLKEIHKETLGRFDNATVIYKDFMNATEDEIKALTGGPFKVCANLPYYVTTPILTFLLESKLEIESITVMVQKEVAQRIVADEKSKDYGSISVFTRAYGDVRIAFNVSKDCFYPKPKVDSAVLYIEKKKKDLANEELFLKIIRAAFMKRRKTLANALFNSEVGIDKVHTIDALKAIKKGENTRAEELSFDDFVSITRDLEGIYGK; this comes from the coding sequence TTGACTGAGAAAGGTTTATATAGCATAGCAAGACTCAAGGAGCTGCAAGAGGACTTCGGCTTTGAATTTAAAAAAGCGCTTGGACAAAACTTTTTGATCGATGGCAATATCATTAGAAAGATAGCACAGGAGAGCGGCATCACAAAGGATACTACAGTTATGGAGATAGGTCCTGGCATAGGAACCTTGACAGAAGAGCTAGCAAAGCACGCAAAGAAGGTCATTGCCTTTGAGCTTGACGAGTCGCTTAAAGAGATACACAAGGAGACACTTGGACGCTTTGACAATGCCACAGTCATTTACAAGGACTTTATGAATGCCACAGAAGACGAGATCAAGGCATTGACGGGAGGACCCTTCAAGGTATGCGCCAACCTTCCATACTATGTGACGACACCCATACTTACATTTTTGCTCGAATCAAAGCTAGAGATTGAATCCATCACGGTTATGGTACAAAAAGAAGTCGCTCAAAGGATAGTCGCCGATGAAAAATCAAAAGACTACGGCAGCATATCGGTATTTACACGTGCCTATGGAGATGTGCGCATAGCATTTAATGTGTCAAAGGACTGTTTCTACCCCAAGCCAAAGGTGGACTCAGCAGTTTTATATATAGAAAAGAAGAAAAAAGATTTGGCAAACGAAGAGCTATTCTTAAAGATAATTAGAGCAGCCTTCATGAAGAGAAGAAAAACACTTGCGAACGCTTTATTTAATAGCGAAGTGGGTATAGATAAGGTGCACACAATAGATGCACTTAAAGCCATTAAGAAAGGCGAGAACACAAGGGCAGAGGAGCTAAGCTTCGATGACTTTGTAAGTATAACGAGAGACTTGGAGGGAATATATGGAAAGTAA
- a CDS encoding energy-coupling factor ABC transporter substrate-binding protein, whose protein sequence is MKDYKKTNLILIILAILLVVLPLVFVQGEYGGSDDAASEEIEALKPGYEPWFESLWEPPSGEVESLLFGLQAAIGAGAIGYIIGSWKGDASKKEKDK, encoded by the coding sequence ATGAAAGATTATAAGAAGACTAATTTGATTTTAATCATACTTGCTATCTTACTTGTTGTACTACCACTTGTTTTCGTTCAAGGCGAATATGGCGGATCTGATGATGCCGCAAGTGAAGAGATTGAAGCATTAAAACCAGGCTATGAGCCATGGTTCGAGTCCCTTTGGGAACCACCATCGGGCGAAGTTGAATCCTTGTTATTTGGTCTTCAAGCTGCTATCGGTGCTGGAGCTATTGGCTACATCATTGGCAGCTGGAAGGGAGATGCAAGTAAGAAGGAAAAAGATAAATAA
- a CDS encoding CbiQ family ECF transporter T component, producing MLLIDQFAYTNGLRHIKAGYKFIFCLAMLVLAIGLDNIYVNLGIFILIIFLELAFAKFKVRNVLSFIKVPTIFIFLGTIFLIIGFSKENHFVYSINIFGIYFGVIEGQEMLFLNVFMRSLAATSSVIFLSVTTPMVDIIKVFKSLHLPNIFIELFMLIYRFIFIIIEEAQTNINCLEIKFGFINTKTSFKSIKIFVENMVLGIFKRNEEMINALNIKLYNGEFPVR from the coding sequence TTGCTACTCATTGATCAGTTCGCATATACCAACGGCTTAAGGCATATCAAGGCAGGATATAAATTTATATTCTGCCTAGCTATGCTAGTTTTAGCTATTGGTCTTGACAATATATATGTAAATTTAGGCATATTCATCTTAATAATATTCTTAGAGCTTGCATTTGCAAAGTTTAAAGTAAGAAACGTCTTATCATTTATTAAAGTTCCGACTATATTCATATTCTTAGGAACAATATTTTTGATAATTGGTTTTTCTAAAGAAAATCATTTTGTCTATTCCATAAACATCTTTGGCATATACTTTGGAGTGATTGAGGGGCAAGAGATGCTGTTTCTTAACGTGTTTATGAGATCTCTTGCGGCGACCTCTTCGGTCATATTCTTAAGTGTAACGACACCCATGGTCGATATAATCAAAGTTTTCAAGAGCTTGCATCTGCCAAACATCTTCATCGAGCTCTTTATGCTTATTTACCGCTTCATCTTCATCATCATAGAAGAGGCGCAAACAAACATAAACTGTCTTGAGATAAAGTTTGGCTTTATAAACACTAAGACATCGTTTAAGTCTATCAAGATCTTTGTTGAGAACATGGTCTTAGGTATATTTAAGAGAAACGAAGAGATGATTAATGCTTTAAATATCAAGCTATACAATGGGGAATTTCCGGTTAGGTGA
- a CDS encoding ABC transporter ATP-binding protein has translation MKAILNTYKLVRKHAGSTYIFILIESLITALVSPAIIYATAMAVDSILNYVHGERNLFPIILLIILFAWGEVSKFIRNILDIKLEQKLELNLNTAVMNKLDKISLEEIEKSGFQDKLNKVKDRPHMAVIELFNSSIAIAAIVVKVVGIAFVFFTISIYLGLAYMISAALDVFFSFKAVNNMNKMFENTSHNEREMENILRILKDKNAIYEIKVFQMKNLFLKKFKKYSEAVFDERLKTTIASQKYLLLSSFINIIWMGLAILFVLLKLIQRAITVGSLTAVITSASTTLDMAEDFVYEASSVANSGYIAETLLYILDYDEKEVKSQIESGDKIVFDKLSFKYPQSENIVLDDLSLEIDKNKVTAIVGENGAGKSTIIKLIAGLYKPTSGTVKINGTEPYYLSKKDLADELAIVYQDFQNYELSIKDNVLLGDDKDISSDLHLMELDKYDANTNLGKLEDDGVYLSGGESQRLAIARAISKSSDFLIFDEPTASMDPMMEAKMYEGIIKVLKMRGAIIITHRLVLSKLADEVLVIDKGRLIERGTHETLMKKGGKYAKMFTEQAAWYKEAKND, from the coding sequence ATGAAAGCGATTCTTAACACGTATAAACTAGTACGTAAGCATGCAGGCTCCACATACATATTCATTTTAATTGAATCTTTAATCACAGCTCTTGTTAGTCCAGCGATAATTTACGCTACGGCTATGGCTGTCGACTCGATTCTTAATTATGTACATGGAGAACGTAATTTATTTCCAATTATTTTATTAATAATTTTATTTGCTTGGGGAGAAGTATCGAAGTTCATTCGAAACATTTTAGACATAAAGCTTGAGCAAAAACTTGAACTTAATTTAAACACGGCTGTCATGAATAAGCTTGATAAAATATCTTTGGAAGAGATTGAAAAGTCAGGTTTTCAAGACAAGCTAAATAAAGTAAAAGATCGTCCGCACATGGCAGTGATCGAATTATTCAATTCATCCATAGCCATAGCAGCTATTGTGGTGAAGGTAGTGGGTATTGCCTTTGTGTTCTTTACAATCTCTATTTATCTTGGCCTTGCTTATATGATAAGTGCTGCGCTTGATGTTTTCTTCAGCTTCAAGGCAGTCAATAATATGAATAAGATGTTTGAAAACACTTCGCACAATGAGCGTGAGATGGAAAATATTTTAAGGATACTTAAGGATAAGAACGCCATCTATGAGATAAAAGTTTTTCAAATGAAGAACTTGTTTCTTAAGAAATTTAAAAAATATTCCGAAGCTGTTTTTGATGAGAGGCTTAAAACAACTATTGCAAGTCAAAAATATCTTTTGCTTAGCTCTTTTATAAATATAATATGGATGGGACTTGCAATACTCTTCGTCCTACTAAAACTTATTCAAAGAGCAATTACTGTCGGTTCGCTTACAGCTGTCATCACATCTGCGTCGACTACTTTGGATATGGCTGAGGACTTTGTTTATGAAGCGTCTAGTGTAGCTAATTCTGGCTACATCGCAGAAACACTTCTTTATATCTTGGATTATGATGAAAAAGAAGTCAAATCACAAATCGAGAGTGGCGACAAAATTGTTTTTGATAAATTATCTTTTAAATATCCACAAAGCGAAAATATTGTTTTAGATGATTTATCTTTAGAGATTGATAAGAACAAAGTTACTGCCATAGTTGGCGAGAATGGCGCTGGCAAGTCAACTATAATTAAGTTAATAGCTGGTCTTTACAAGCCAACGAGCGGTACTGTTAAGATCAATGGCACTGAGCCATACTATTTATCGAAAAAAGACTTGGCAGATGAGCTTGCGATAGTTTATCAAGACTTCCAAAACTATGAGCTTAGTATAAAGGATAATGTTTTGCTTGGCGATGATAAAGATATTTCAAGTGATTTACATTTAATGGAGCTTGATAAATATGATGCCAATACTAATTTAGGTAAGCTTGAAGACGACGGCGTATACCTATCTGGTGGAGAAAGCCAAAGACTTGCCATAGCTAGAGCCATCTCAAAGTCTTCTGATTTTCTAATCTTTGATGAGCCAACTGCATCCATGGATCCTATGATGGAAGCAAAAATGTATGAGGGCATAATCAAAGTGCTTAAGATGCGCGGCGCTATAATTATCACTCACAGACTTGTCTTATCTAAGCTTGCTGATGAGGTTTTAGTAATTGATAAGGGAAGGCTTATTGAACGAGGCACGCATGAAACGCTTATGAAAAAGGGCGGCAAATATGCAAAGATGTTCACTGAGCAAGCGGCTTGGTATAAGGAGGCAAAAAATGACTAA
- the rnmV gene encoding ribonuclease M5 has translation MIKELIVVEGMDDIAQIKNAVDADIVATHGYKIKKTLFDELKKAVKTRGVIVFTDPDYAGKMIRRTINENVKGCKNAYLKQSDAIKKDDIGVENASKEAIIDALMNARASTEERTVLYTSKDLFDNGLLGADGSSERREKLASLLKISNSNAKKMLDALNYYQISREDFVEAMKKID, from the coding sequence ATGATTAAAGAACTCATAGTTGTCGAGGGCATGGACGACATCGCTCAGATTAAAAACGCTGTTGATGCCGACATCGTTGCAACACATGGCTATAAAATTAAAAAAACGCTCTTTGATGAGCTTAAGAAAGCTGTCAAGACGAGGGGAGTCATTGTTTTTACTGACCCTGATTATGCTGGTAAGATGATTAGACGCACCATAAATGAAAATGTCAAGGGCTGTAAAAATGCTTATCTAAAGCAGTCAGATGCGATTAAGAAAGATGATATCGGCGTTGAGAATGCTTCGAAGGAGGCAATTATCGATGCACTGATGAACGCAAGAGCATCGACAGAAGAGAGGACCGTACTATATACATCGAAGGATTTGTTTGATAATGGTCTTTTAGGCGCAGATGGTTCTAGTGAAAGGCGCGAAAAACTTGCGAGCCTACTAAAAATTTCTAATTCAAACGCAAAAAAGATGCTCGACGCACTAAACTATTATCAAATTTCGAGAGAAGATTTTGTGGAGGCTATGAAGAAAATTGACTGA
- a CDS encoding energy-coupling factor ABC transporter permease, which produces MRKKSIILMSLSLILLSADAFAMHIMEGYLPKEWCVIWGLVSLPFIILGIRKIAKDSDSNEKKVLLALAGGFIFVLSAMKIPSVVGSCSHPTGTGLGAILFGPLQTSVLGLIVLIFQALLLAHGGLTTLGANTFSMAIAGPFLAFAIYHLLKKQNRSLAVFLAATLGDLFTYVVTATQLAVVYHEGIGFTAALGKFLSIFAVTQVPIAIVEGLLTVVIVNLIVRYKGEGVLTNERL; this is translated from the coding sequence ATGAGAAAGAAAAGTATCATTCTCATGAGTCTTTCACTAATTTTATTGTCCGCAGACGCATTCGCAATGCACATCATGGAAGGTTACCTTCCTAAAGAGTGGTGCGTAATCTGGGGACTTGTATCTTTACCATTCATCATACTTGGTATAAGAAAAATTGCTAAAGACTCTGATTCAAACGAGAAGAAAGTTTTACTTGCACTTGCAGGTGGCTTTATCTTCGTACTATCTGCTATGAAGATCCCTTCAGTAGTAGGTAGCTGTTCACATCCAACAGGTACTGGACTTGGTGCAATACTATTTGGACCACTTCAAACATCCGTTTTAGGTTTAATTGTTTTAATTTTCCAAGCTTTGTTATTAGCTCATGGTGGTTTAACTACTTTAGGTGCTAATACTTTCTCTATGGCTATAGCTGGACCATTCTTAGCTTTTGCCATCTATCACTTGTTAAAGAAACAAAATAGAAGCCTTGCAGTATTCTTAGCAGCAACTCTTGGTGACTTATTCACTTATGTTGTTACTGCAACTCAACTTGCTGTTGTTTACCACGAAGGAATTGGATTTACAGCTGCTTTAGGTAAGTTCTTATCTATCTTTGCTGTTACTCAAGTTCCTATCGCTATAGTTGAAGGTTTACTAACTGTTGTTATTGTTAACCTTATAGTTAGATACAAAGGTGAGGGGGTACTTACAAATGAAAGATTATAA
- a CDS encoding methyltransferase domain-containing protein, translating into MKKIDTKKYVDEFYKKIAEDNKVSDEEKQRAVAYSLGYTDEDIELGGDLGLGCGNPIQNAKLKDGEWLLDLGCGKGVDVFKAARELHGTGKAVGIDRLPEMIERANFIRDKRGFDNADFLVSDIDNINLPDNTFDVVISNCVINLLEDKEKVYKEIFRVLKPGGRVSISDIIQIKKLPDDILADPIFHAT; encoded by the coding sequence ATGAAAAAAATAGATACAAAAAAATATGTTGATGAATTTTATAAAAAGATAGCCGAGGACAACAAGGTTTCGGACGAAGAGAAGCAAAGGGCGGTTGCCTACTCCTTAGGTTACACTGACGAGGACATAGAGCTTGGAGGCGACTTGGGTCTTGGCTGCGGCAATCCCATTCAAAATGCTAAGCTAAAGGATGGCGAGTGGCTACTTGACCTTGGCTGCGGCAAAGGTGTCGACGTCTTCAAGGCGGCTCGTGAGTTGCACGGCACAGGTAAGGCTGTAGGCATTGACAGGCTTCCCGAGATGATTGAGCGTGCGAATTTCATCCGTGACAAGAGAGGCTTTGACAATGCGGACTTTCTAGTCTCAGACATTGACAACATCAATCTGCCTGACAATACCTTCGACGTCGTTATATCAAACTGCGTTATCAATCTATTAGAAGATAAGGAAAAGGTTTATAAAGAAATATTCCGCGTGCTTAAACCGGGTGGACGTGTTTCTATAAGTGACATCATTCAGATAAAGAAGCTTCCTGATGATATCTTGGCAGACCCCATCTTCCACGCGACATGA